A genomic segment from Polyangium mundeleinium encodes:
- a CDS encoding Uma2 family endonuclease: MGHPAEKLHPATYADLEAVPPHQVAELIQGTLYVFPRPAPRHASAHSSLGMQLGPPFRFGEGGPGGWWILNEPELHLGGDTLVPDLAGWRVERMPELPETPYFPLAPDWVCEVASPSTAAIDRAKKMPVYAREGVQHLWIVDPIERLLEVFALTPEGWLLRGVHHDDAKVRAVPFDAIELDLSKLWNKPAPPAGSST; this comes from the coding sequence ATGGGGCACCCGGCGGAGAAGCTGCATCCGGCGACGTACGCGGACCTCGAAGCGGTCCCGCCGCATCAGGTCGCCGAGCTGATCCAGGGCACGCTGTACGTGTTTCCCCGGCCTGCGCCGAGGCATGCGTCGGCGCACTCGTCGCTCGGGATGCAGCTTGGTCCCCCGTTCCGGTTCGGTGAGGGTGGTCCCGGCGGCTGGTGGATCCTCAACGAACCCGAGCTGCACCTCGGCGGCGACACCCTCGTCCCGGACCTCGCCGGCTGGCGCGTCGAGCGGATGCCCGAACTGCCCGAGACCCCGTACTTCCCCCTCGCGCCCGACTGGGTCTGCGAGGTGGCAAGCCCCTCCACGGCGGCGATCGACCGGGCGAAGAAGATGCCGGTGTACGCTCGGGAAGGCGTCCAGCACCTCTGGATCGTGGACCCGATCGAGCGCCTGCTCGAAGTATTCGCCCTCACCCCCGAGGGCTGGCTCCTGCGCGGTGTGCACCACGACGACGCCAAGGTCCGCGCCGTGCCCTTCGATGCGATCGAGCTTGATCTTTCCAAGCTTTGGAACAAGCCCGCGCCGCCGGCTGGCTCGTCGACGTAG
- a CDS encoding putative quinol monooxygenase: MSGRGPGFVVLYRWRLHPGREEAFIEAWSRITAHYLEKGSLGSRLHRGSDGLFYGYAQWPSDAARQQAFAEAGDPADAEQMRSAVAERFPEIRLESVSDYLVLPGAGETG, from the coding sequence ATGAGCGGTCGCGGGCCGGGATTCGTGGTGCTGTATCGGTGGAGGCTTCACCCGGGGAGGGAGGAAGCGTTCATCGAGGCCTGGTCGCGGATCACGGCGCACTATCTGGAGAAGGGCTCGCTCGGGTCGCGGCTGCACCGCGGATCGGACGGGCTCTTCTACGGATACGCGCAATGGCCGAGCGACGCGGCGAGGCAGCAGGCGTTCGCCGAGGCGGGAGATCCGGCCGACGCGGAGCAGATGCGGAGCGCGGTGGCGGAGCGGTTTCCGGAGATCCGGCTGGAGTCGGTCTCGGACTATCTGGTGCTGCCGGGGGCGGGCGAGACGGGGTGA
- a CDS encoding isocitrate/isopropylmalate dehydrogenase family protein, translating into MGSQRKKIAIIGGDGIGPSVTHEAKLLLEIYRDKAGLPLDLWELDLGADRYLRDGVTFPKEIQIAVQRECAAVLLGALGDPRVPGLEHARDILFGMRFGFDLYANVRPVKALSDRLVPLKGRGAKDVDMVVFRENTEGVYVGMGGQFKRGTPDEVAINEDLNTRKGVERIVRAAFDFAKRTGKKRVCMADKSNAMRHAHELWLRVFDEVRREYPEIESRHLYVDALCLLMIQDPSQFEVLVMNNLFGDIVTDLGAALQGGLGMAASANVHASDPTRVAMFEPVHGSAPPLAGKDIANPFAALLTVGMMLTHLGWPDEEKRIERAVSEAIEEKACTVDVGGTLGTRAAAAWVRERVAKEL; encoded by the coding sequence GTGGGATCGCAGCGCAAGAAGATCGCCATCATCGGGGGAGACGGGATCGGGCCGAGCGTCACGCACGAGGCGAAGCTCCTGCTCGAGATCTACCGAGACAAGGCGGGCTTGCCGCTCGATCTCTGGGAGCTCGACCTGGGCGCCGATCGCTACCTGCGCGACGGCGTGACGTTTCCGAAGGAGATCCAGATCGCGGTGCAACGCGAGTGCGCCGCGGTCCTGCTCGGCGCGCTGGGAGACCCGCGCGTGCCTGGCCTGGAGCACGCGCGGGACATCCTCTTCGGGATGCGCTTCGGCTTCGACCTCTACGCGAACGTGCGGCCCGTGAAGGCGCTCTCCGATCGCCTGGTGCCGCTCAAGGGTCGAGGCGCGAAGGACGTGGACATGGTGGTGTTCCGCGAGAACACCGAGGGCGTCTACGTCGGCATGGGCGGGCAGTTCAAGCGAGGCACGCCCGACGAGGTCGCGATCAACGAGGACCTCAACACGCGCAAGGGCGTCGAGCGGATCGTGCGCGCGGCGTTCGACTTTGCGAAGCGCACGGGCAAGAAGCGCGTGTGCATGGCGGACAAGTCGAACGCGATGCGGCACGCGCACGAGCTCTGGCTGCGCGTGTTCGACGAGGTGCGGCGCGAGTACCCGGAGATCGAGTCGCGGCACCTTTACGTGGACGCGCTCTGCCTGCTCATGATCCAGGACCCGTCGCAGTTCGAGGTGCTGGTGATGAACAACCTCTTCGGCGACATCGTGACGGACCTCGGCGCAGCGCTGCAAGGCGGCCTCGGGATGGCGGCGAGCGCGAACGTGCACGCGTCCGACCCGACGCGTGTGGCGATGTTCGAGCCAGTGCACGGCTCGGCGCCGCCGCTCGCGGGCAAGGACATCGCGAACCCGTTCGCGGCGCTGCTGACGGTGGGCATGATGCTCACGCACCTCGGATGGCCGGACGAGGAGAAGCGAATCGAGCGAGCGGTGTCGGAGGCGATCGAGGAGAAGGCGTGCACCGTGGACGTGGGCGGCACGCTGGGCACACGCGCCGCGGCGGCGTGGGTGCGGGAGCGGGTGGCGAAGGAGCTGTAG
- the ald gene encoding alanine dehydrogenase: MLIGVPKEIKTREYRVGMTPAGVRAFVGRGHKVLVQQGAGEGSGIKDEAYVRAGATMVPTAADAWGAEMVVKVKEPLAAEYGFFRKDLIVYTYLHLAAEPELTKKLAETGVAGVAYETIELADGSLPLLRPMSEVAGRMSAQVGAACLQKERGGKGVLLGGVPGTRRGRVVILGGGVVGKNAATIAVGMGAQVTVLDVRGQTMEYLEDVFGGAIETLYSNADNIEACVQRADLVIGAVLVTGAKAPKLVTEKLISEMEKGSVVVDVAVDQGGCIETCRPTTHDNPTYEVHGVVHYCVANMPGAVSHTSTWALTNTTLQYGLAIADKGVAAAARADRAVLLGVNTFGGAVTYGPVAQAHNLEYVPVERALG; the protein is encoded by the coding sequence GTGCTCATCGGAGTTCCGAAGGAGATCAAGACCAGGGAGTATCGCGTCGGGATGACCCCGGCGGGCGTTCGCGCCTTCGTGGGCCGCGGACACAAGGTGCTCGTCCAGCAAGGGGCCGGCGAAGGCAGCGGCATCAAGGACGAGGCCTACGTGCGCGCAGGCGCGACGATGGTCCCGACCGCCGCCGACGCCTGGGGCGCCGAGATGGTCGTGAAGGTGAAGGAGCCGCTCGCCGCCGAGTACGGCTTCTTCCGGAAAGACCTCATCGTCTACACGTACCTGCACCTCGCGGCCGAGCCCGAGCTCACGAAGAAGCTCGCCGAGACGGGTGTCGCGGGCGTGGCGTACGAGACGATCGAGCTCGCCGATGGCTCGCTGCCGTTGCTCCGGCCGATGAGCGAGGTGGCCGGCCGCATGTCCGCGCAGGTCGGCGCGGCGTGCTTGCAGAAGGAGCGCGGCGGCAAGGGCGTCCTGCTCGGCGGCGTGCCCGGCACGCGGCGCGGGCGCGTGGTGATCCTCGGCGGCGGCGTCGTCGGCAAGAACGCCGCGACGATCGCGGTCGGCATGGGTGCGCAGGTGACCGTGCTCGACGTGCGCGGCCAGACGATGGAGTACCTCGAGGACGTGTTCGGCGGGGCGATCGAGACGCTCTACTCGAACGCGGACAACATCGAGGCGTGCGTGCAGCGCGCGGACCTCGTGATCGGCGCGGTGCTCGTGACGGGCGCGAAGGCGCCGAAGCTCGTGACCGAGAAGCTCATCTCCGAGATGGAGAAGGGCAGCGTGGTGGTCGACGTGGCCGTGGATCAGGGCGGCTGCATCGAGACGTGCCGGCCGACGACGCACGACAACCCCACCTACGAGGTGCACGGCGTCGTGCACTACTGCGTGGCGAACATGCCGGGCGCCGTGAGCCACACGAGCACGTGGGCGCTGACGAACACGACGCTGCAGTACGGCCTTGCGATCGCGGACAAGGGTGTGGCGGCGGCGGCGCGCGCGGATCGCGCGGTCTTGCTCGGCGTGAACACGTTCGGCGGCGCGGTGACGTACGGGCCGGTCGCGCAGGCGCACAACCTCGAGTACGTGCCGGTCGAGCGGGCGCTCGGCTGA
- a CDS encoding DUF1552 domain-containing protein: MSARKIERPSRRLFLRGLLGGAAVAVGLPIFEMMLNGNGDAFADGEDIPTRFGLWFFGNGVHLPTWTPPTVGPDWTVPEDFGLAPLLPYKEYVSVISGLSVMTPRHPHHSGMSAVCSGGPHLKIDDVRDTIVSTMKYPSIDQVAAQYFQSLAPNPYKSLEVAVTRFRGTDEGTSFQHLSHNGSKSGETNVNPSEESPHAFFDRLFNKGAGSPQVDRARGSVLDAVSGQIKTLQGRLGAKDKQRLEQHLTSISEIESRLNLPIGECNKPDDPGVFPDLASNEQIAEKNKAVSDLVALALSCGLTRSFSIQYSTCGSGAVFWMVGATDGQHYMNHTEPAPYTKQKDAVRFTMGQLAYFLDRLKNTPDATGNLLDHSSIFVCTEHTEGWTHAQDDLPMLLCGKGGGRLRGNVHYRQEGGSASRALMTALRGAGLPLTEFGYEEAHTKERIAELETA; the protein is encoded by the coding sequence GTGAGCGCACGCAAAATCGAACGTCCCTCCCGTCGCCTGTTCCTGCGCGGACTGCTCGGCGGCGCCGCCGTCGCTGTGGGCCTGCCGATCTTCGAGATGATGCTGAACGGGAACGGCGACGCCTTCGCCGACGGTGAAGACATCCCGACCCGCTTCGGCCTCTGGTTCTTCGGCAATGGCGTCCACCTGCCCACGTGGACCCCGCCCACCGTGGGGCCCGATTGGACCGTGCCCGAGGACTTCGGCCTCGCCCCGCTGCTGCCGTACAAGGAATATGTCAGCGTGATCAGCGGGCTCTCGGTGATGACGCCGCGGCACCCGCATCATTCGGGGATGTCCGCCGTTTGCTCGGGCGGGCCGCACCTCAAGATCGACGACGTGCGCGACACGATCGTGTCGACGATGAAGTACCCGAGCATCGATCAGGTCGCCGCGCAATACTTCCAGTCCCTCGCGCCGAACCCGTACAAATCGCTCGAAGTCGCCGTGACGCGTTTCCGCGGCACCGACGAGGGCACGTCGTTCCAGCACCTCTCGCACAACGGCAGCAAGAGCGGTGAGACGAACGTCAATCCGTCGGAGGAATCGCCGCACGCGTTCTTCGATCGCCTGTTCAACAAGGGCGCGGGCTCGCCGCAAGTGGACCGCGCGCGCGGGAGCGTGCTCGACGCCGTGAGCGGGCAGATCAAGACGCTCCAGGGGCGGCTCGGCGCGAAGGACAAACAGCGGCTCGAACAGCACCTCACGAGCATCTCGGAGATCGAGTCCCGGCTGAACCTGCCCATTGGCGAGTGCAACAAGCCCGACGATCCGGGCGTGTTCCCCGATCTCGCCTCGAACGAACAGATCGCCGAGAAAAACAAGGCCGTGAGCGATCTCGTGGCCCTCGCCCTCTCCTGCGGGCTCACGCGATCGTTTTCGATCCAGTACTCGACCTGCGGTTCGGGCGCGGTCTTCTGGATGGTCGGCGCGACCGACGGGCAGCATTACATGAACCACACCGAGCCCGCGCCCTACACGAAACAAAAGGACGCCGTGCGGTTCACCATGGGCCAGCTCGCCTATTTCCTCGATCGGCTGAAGAACACGCCCGACGCGACCGGCAACCTGCTCGACCACAGCTCGATTTTCGTCTGCACCGAGCACACCGAAGGCTGGACCCACGCGCAGGACGATCTGCCCATGCTCCTCTGTGGCAAGGGCGGCGGCCGATTGCGTGGCAACGTCCACTACCGTCAGGAGGGCGGGAGTGCGAGCCGCGCGCTCATGACCGCGCTCCGGGGAGCCGGCCTGCCGCTCACGGAGTTCGGTTACGAGGAAGCGCACACGAAGGAGCGGATCGCGGAGCTCGAGACGGCGTGA
- a CDS encoding DUF1592 domain-containing protein, whose protein sequence is MRQAFAPLLCALVGLASCVGMIGDSGDERAAAAAFAPAEPTLHRLTRPQIQNAWLDLFGKPLTMPADLPVDDVLYGFSSISAARSTIAPVDAEKYENATYALLDQIFADPARRDALVGCPVTAVGEPCVKDFVASFTTRAWRRPVSEEEVTSLHVLSAKVATDLEDEAQGLKFALAAVLLSPHFLFRVEVGEPGDEGYRYTGWEMASRLSFLLLDAPPDDTLREAARRGELATAEGVQAQASRLLDDPRARVTLTRFFRDFMNIGKLDALDKQPDKFPQLSATLGPSMRIEMERMFENNVFEKEGDFRDMFTTRDTYVNEDLARVYGIEGITGPEWTPVTLPDDGRRAGILTTPGFLALNAHKTQTSPTHRGRFVRLNMFCQDIPPPPPGINTTLPEAEPGKPTTLRQRLDEHRTNPECAGCHEQMDPIGFAFEKYDAIGVYRETDENGLTVDSTTVVDGHPVAGPIDMAELAASLPEVGACIARRFYEHAGAHLAGKGDKNSVEELVADFVASDYRFKDLVLGLVTNDGYRYASKPSQEVKP, encoded by the coding sequence ATGCGACAGGCATTCGCGCCTTTGCTATGCGCGCTCGTGGGCCTCGCGAGTTGCGTGGGCATGATCGGGGACTCGGGCGACGAGAGGGCCGCCGCCGCGGCGTTCGCGCCCGCCGAGCCGACGCTGCATCGCCTCACGCGGCCGCAGATCCAGAACGCCTGGCTCGATCTCTTCGGCAAACCGCTCACGATGCCCGCGGATTTGCCGGTCGACGACGTGCTCTACGGCTTCTCGTCGATCTCCGCCGCCCGCAGCACCATCGCCCCCGTCGACGCCGAGAAATACGAGAACGCGACGTACGCGCTGCTCGATCAAATCTTCGCCGATCCGGCCCGGCGCGACGCGCTCGTCGGTTGCCCCGTGACGGCCGTGGGCGAGCCGTGCGTCAAGGACTTCGTCGCCTCGTTCACCACGCGTGCCTGGCGCAGGCCCGTCTCCGAGGAGGAGGTCACGTCGTTGCACGTGCTCTCGGCGAAGGTCGCGACCGACCTCGAAGACGAGGCGCAGGGCCTCAAGTTCGCGCTCGCCGCGGTCTTGCTCTCGCCGCATTTCTTGTTCCGCGTCGAGGTCGGCGAGCCGGGCGACGAGGGGTATCGCTACACGGGCTGGGAGATGGCGAGCCGCCTCTCGTTCCTGCTGCTCGACGCGCCCCCCGACGATACGCTTCGCGAGGCCGCACGGCGCGGTGAGCTCGCGACGGCCGAGGGCGTGCAGGCCCAGGCATCGCGATTGCTCGACGATCCCCGCGCGCGCGTCACGCTCACGCGGTTTTTCCGCGACTTCATGAACATCGGCAAGCTCGACGCGCTCGACAAGCAGCCGGACAAATTCCCCCAGCTCTCGGCCACGCTCGGGCCCTCGATGCGCATCGAGATGGAGCGCATGTTCGAGAACAACGTCTTCGAAAAAGAGGGCGATTTCCGGGACATGTTCACGACACGCGACACGTACGTCAACGAGGACCTGGCGCGCGTGTATGGCATCGAGGGCATCACGGGGCCGGAATGGACGCCCGTCACGTTGCCCGACGACGGCCGGCGCGCAGGCATTCTGACGACGCCGGGGTTCCTCGCGCTGAACGCGCACAAGACGCAGACGTCGCCGACCCACCGCGGGCGCTTCGTCCGGCTCAACATGTTCTGCCAGGACATCCCGCCACCCCCGCCCGGAATCAACACCACGCTGCCCGAGGCCGAGCCGGGCAAGCCCACCACGCTGCGGCAGCGGCTCGACGAGCACCGGACGAATCCGGAATGCGCAGGCTGCCACGAGCAGATGGATCCGATCGGCTTCGCCTTCGAGAAGTACGACGCGATCGGCGTGTACCGCGAGACCGACGAGAATGGCCTGACGGTCGATTCGACCACGGTGGTCGACGGCCATCCCGTCGCCGGGCCGATCGACATGGCGGAGCTCGCCGCCTCGCTCCCGGAAGTCGGCGCCTGCATCGCGCGGCGGTTTTACGAGCACGCCGGCGCGCACCTCGCCGGCAAGGGGGACAAGAACAGCGTCGAGGAGCTCGTCGCCGATTTCGTGGCGAGCGATTACCGGTTCAAGGACCTCGTCCTCGGCCTCGTGACCAACGACGGATATCGCTACGCCAGCAAGCCCTCGCAGGAGGTGAAGCCGTGA
- a CDS encoding DUF4388 domain-containing protein produces the protein MSRRVLLVDSDVDALGALASALRAMGLAVANANSAESALEQAYQSRPDVVLVPRAPERGGNVREVFKERPEFADIPVLFLVDKMVDVDLVQDEVMRVDVDQIVSRITEVSRRVSRPPLPQDIRGDLEQVPLVDMLQLLAMNRRTGSLSITTARGPGEVKLAEGQIVDASFSRRTGERALYRLLAERRGRFAFSPGDPPTQRRIQASTNMLLMEAMRQVDELNERRASLSPEGEVFALSDLASLSGLLDGPESMPDPESMRGRIFELLQMPRSIDELLDEIDGPDLEILDALGQLKKSGKVKTIPLATLTTPLATPEQIPVLRSLATRLVRPGFSVPPRLLLATSPQRLGVLAYSMRRITDVVMAPEPTSRAPLTRSLGTLRLGEGVEVAVIGLPTDETMAPTWALSLPGTAAVVRVGEAERAALEAHCEAGEVMLLEADKLIGQFDATIPAELAALLRAALEAAAGAG, from the coding sequence ATGTCGCGACGCGTACTCCTCGTGGACTCCGATGTCGACGCGCTCGGCGCGCTCGCCTCCGCGCTGCGGGCCATGGGCCTCGCGGTGGCGAACGCGAACAGCGCGGAGAGCGCGCTCGAGCAGGCCTACCAGAGCCGCCCCGACGTGGTGCTCGTGCCGCGTGCCCCCGAGCGCGGCGGCAACGTGCGCGAGGTCTTCAAGGAGAGGCCCGAGTTCGCCGACATCCCGGTGCTCTTCCTCGTCGACAAGATGGTCGACGTCGACCTCGTGCAGGATGAGGTGATGCGGGTCGACGTCGACCAGATCGTCTCGCGCATCACGGAGGTGTCGCGGCGCGTGTCGCGTCCGCCGCTGCCGCAGGACATCCGCGGCGACCTGGAGCAGGTGCCGCTCGTGGACATGCTGCAGCTCCTGGCGATGAACCGCCGGACGGGGTCGCTGAGCATCACCACGGCGCGGGGCCCGGGTGAGGTGAAGCTCGCCGAGGGGCAGATCGTCGACGCGAGCTTCAGCCGTCGGACGGGGGAACGCGCGCTCTACCGGCTGCTCGCCGAGCGCCGCGGCCGTTTCGCCTTCTCGCCGGGCGACCCGCCGACCCAGCGCCGCATCCAGGCCTCCACGAACATGCTGCTGATGGAGGCGATGCGGCAGGTCGACGAGCTCAACGAGCGTCGCGCGAGCCTCTCGCCCGAGGGCGAGGTGTTTGCGCTCTCGGACCTGGCGAGCCTCTCGGGGCTGCTCGACGGCCCGGAGTCGATGCCGGACCCGGAGTCGATGCGGGGTCGGATCTTCGAGCTCTTGCAGATGCCGCGCAGCATCGACGAGCTGCTCGACGAGATCGACGGTCCGGACCTCGAAATCCTGGACGCGCTCGGGCAGCTCAAGAAGAGCGGCAAGGTCAAGACGATCCCGCTCGCCACGCTGACGACGCCGCTGGCGACGCCGGAGCAGATCCCGGTGCTGCGCTCGCTGGCGACGCGGCTCGTGCGCCCCGGCTTCTCGGTGCCGCCGCGGCTGCTCTTGGCGACGAGCCCGCAACGGCTGGGGGTGCTCGCGTACTCGATGCGTCGGATCACGGACGTGGTGATGGCGCCGGAGCCGACGTCGCGGGCGCCGCTGACGCGCTCGCTCGGGACGCTGCGTCTCGGCGAGGGCGTGGAGGTCGCGGTGATCGGGCTGCCGACGGACGAGACGATGGCGCCGACGTGGGCGCTCTCCTTGCCGGGGACGGCGGCGGTGGTGCGGGTGGGCGAAGCGGAACGAGCGGCGCTCGAAGCGCATTGCGAGGCGGGGGAGGTGATGCTGCTCGAAGCGGATAAGCTGATCGGGCAGTTCGACGCGACGATCCCGGCGGAGCTGGCGGCGCTCTTGCGGGCAGCGCTGGAGGCGGCGGCGGGGGCGGGGTAA
- a CDS encoding diguanylate cyclase domain-containing protein has protein sequence MMNSMPPIPASRRRPLDRGGAPALTVLCIAQDAAIRELVPRVLRFDKVLVTADFSEAFMMATAEMPDIAFVELGIGDGAGLSLVHHLKALVADITVVTLATKKNLDAAASALSLGASGLLLMPLSGDDVLSSVWGIKQRLVERAERDRLERAAAVSARATGWIARIAEIAEAADRTSAARELVEILVEVTGAKGAAVYLAGDTPQELVLGAASPGLDSAPKAGTEKHILDTFATPRRLLAVPLGSRNVAAGYVLLDEDKPRVPAPAGADPPIDGIIRLLANVAATAIAMLGERERAARGGAAIKDPTSSAYSFAYYVDVAGREIGRARRYNRRFAIVTMVYEPIPGQPALSPPEYADRLLATIHDTDVLARVDENEFHLLLPETSGLGAHSVRRRIARLGSGEKSATSRALLVGAAAFPTDGQDLGKLLRVARLRAEASKTSVVHRLDPESSTVPDLLEMLIWETVNAAPARQTSAVRPIELAAAEAQSLAQAVVADAQRGGAATIVVAHHTDLCLGAAVRSALGHDADKITLHALDLRSVPGCERIEALAIIAEHGAYALVARNDDGLLRGAHAADPLLADVLAERLGRAAGVRVIG, from the coding sequence ATGATGAACTCCATGCCCCCGATCCCCGCGTCCCGCCGCCGGCCGCTCGATCGGGGCGGCGCGCCCGCGCTGACCGTGCTCTGCATCGCGCAAGACGCCGCCATACGCGAGCTCGTCCCGCGCGTGCTGCGCTTCGACAAGGTGCTGGTGACGGCCGACTTCTCCGAGGCGTTCATGATGGCGACGGCCGAGATGCCGGACATCGCCTTCGTGGAGCTCGGGATCGGCGACGGCGCAGGCCTGAGCCTGGTGCACCACCTGAAGGCGCTCGTGGCGGACATCACCGTGGTGACGCTGGCGACGAAGAAGAACCTCGACGCCGCCGCGAGCGCACTCTCGCTCGGCGCGTCGGGTCTGCTCTTGATGCCGCTCTCGGGCGACGATGTCCTGAGCTCGGTCTGGGGGATCAAGCAACGGCTGGTCGAGCGCGCCGAGCGAGATCGATTGGAGCGCGCCGCCGCCGTGAGCGCACGCGCGACGGGATGGATCGCCCGCATCGCCGAGATCGCCGAAGCGGCGGACCGGACGAGCGCCGCGCGTGAGCTCGTGGAGATCCTCGTCGAGGTGACGGGCGCGAAGGGCGCCGCCGTGTATCTCGCGGGGGACACGCCGCAAGAGCTCGTGCTCGGCGCCGCGAGCCCCGGACTCGACAGCGCGCCCAAGGCCGGCACCGAAAAACACATCCTCGACACGTTCGCCACGCCGCGCCGGCTGCTCGCCGTGCCGCTCGGCTCGCGCAACGTCGCGGCGGGGTATGTGCTGCTCGATGAGGACAAGCCACGTGTCCCCGCACCGGCCGGCGCCGACCCGCCGATCGATGGGATCATCCGGCTGCTCGCGAACGTCGCCGCGACCGCGATCGCCATGCTCGGCGAGCGCGAGCGCGCGGCCCGCGGGGGCGCGGCCATCAAGGACCCGACGTCGAGCGCGTACTCGTTCGCCTATTACGTCGACGTGGCCGGTCGGGAGATCGGGCGCGCGCGCCGGTACAACCGGCGGTTCGCGATCGTGACCATGGTGTACGAGCCGATCCCCGGGCAGCCGGCGCTCTCCCCGCCCGAGTACGCCGACCGGCTGCTCGCCACGATCCACGACACGGATGTGCTCGCCCGCGTCGACGAGAACGAGTTCCACCTGCTGCTGCCCGAGACGAGTGGCCTCGGCGCGCACTCGGTCCGGCGTCGCATCGCGCGGCTCGGGAGCGGGGAGAAGTCGGCCACGAGCCGCGCGCTGCTCGTCGGCGCCGCGGCGTTCCCGACCGACGGGCAAGACCTCGGCAAGCTGCTCCGGGTCGCGCGCTTGCGTGCCGAGGCGAGCAAGACGTCGGTGGTGCACAGGCTCGATCCGGAGTCGAGCACGGTGCCGGACCTGCTCGAAATGCTGATCTGGGAGACGGTGAACGCGGCGCCCGCGCGGCAGACGTCGGCGGTGCGGCCGATCGAGCTGGCCGCGGCCGAAGCGCAGTCGCTCGCGCAGGCGGTGGTGGCCGACGCGCAGCGCGGCGGCGCGGCGACGATCGTGGTCGCGCACCACACGGACCTTTGCCTCGGCGCGGCCGTGCGCTCGGCGCTGGGGCACGACGCCGACAAGATCACGCTGCACGCGCTCGACCTGCGGAGCGTGCCGGGCTGCGAGCGGATCGAGGCGCTGGCGATCATCGCCGAACACGGGGCCTACGCGCTCGTGGCGCGCAACGACGACGGCTTGCTCCGGGGTGCGCACGCGGCCGATCCGCTGCTCGCCGACGTGCTGGCCGAGCGCCTCGGCCGGGCCGCGGGCGTCCGGGTGATTGGATAG
- the dapF gene encoding diaminopimelate epimerase, which yields MSGTLAFEKWEGLGNDFVVLDASSEDAITPEQARALCDRHRGIGGDGVLLVIGGATPRMVVLNADGSRPEMCGNGLRCVAAFLADRTGAEGLSMVIATDAGDKPCAIERRREGLYDVTVDMGHAKMGPRLDVEAEGRKHGFTTVDVGNPHAITFEPYAEDEIDRVGPTVATAPAGGINVEFCRMLGEGARPRIAVTVWERGVGRTLACGTGACAVAAAACEQGRAPRGAPIEVFLPGGPLEITVDEARALRMKGPARRVFRGTWETSFGLGPGHTSPPSWAGTTP from the coding sequence ATGAGCGGCACGCTCGCGTTCGAGAAGTGGGAAGGGCTCGGCAACGATTTTGTCGTCCTTGATGCAAGCTCGGAAGATGCGATCACGCCGGAGCAAGCACGCGCGCTCTGCGACAGGCACCGAGGCATCGGCGGCGACGGCGTGCTGCTCGTGATCGGCGGCGCGACGCCGCGCATGGTCGTGCTGAACGCCGACGGGTCGCGGCCGGAGATGTGCGGGAACGGGCTCCGGTGCGTGGCCGCGTTCCTCGCCGACCGAACGGGCGCCGAGGGGCTGTCGATGGTGATCGCCACGGACGCAGGGGACAAGCCGTGCGCCATCGAGCGAAGGCGCGAGGGTCTTTACGACGTGACCGTGGACATGGGTCACGCGAAGATGGGGCCGAGGCTCGACGTGGAGGCGGAAGGGCGGAAGCACGGGTTCACGACCGTCGATGTGGGCAATCCACACGCGATCACGTTCGAGCCATACGCCGAGGATGAAATCGACCGGGTGGGGCCGACGGTGGCGACAGCGCCGGCGGGAGGGATCAACGTGGAGTTCTGCCGGATGCTCGGGGAAGGGGCGCGGCCGCGGATCGCCGTGACGGTCTGGGAGCGCGGCGTGGGGCGGACGCTCGCCTGCGGGACGGGCGCGTGCGCCGTGGCGGCGGCGGCGTGTGAGCAAGGTCGGGCCCCGCGGGGCGCGCCGATCGAGGTGTTTCTGCCGGGCGGGCCGCTCGAGATCACGGTGGACGAAGCGCGGGCGCTGCGGATGAAAGGGCCGGCGCGGCGGGTGTTCCGTGGGACGTGGGAAACGAGCTTCGGGCTTGGCCCGGGCCACACGAGTCCTCCATCGTGGGCCGGGACCACGCCATGA
- a CDS encoding DUF167 domain-containing protein has protein sequence MSKATNQIPGEWSRLEMSERAGAVRFSVHVRPRSSRCSILGVREGALDVALTAPPAEGAANEELRKLLSRVLEVRRADVNILVGTSSRSKLLEINGTSSTTVRELFSKAKR, from the coding sequence ATGTCGAAAGCAACGAACCAGATTCCCGGGGAATGGTCGCGCCTCGAGATGAGCGAGCGCGCCGGCGCCGTGCGCTTCTCCGTGCACGTGCGCCCGCGCTCGTCTCGCTGTTCGATCCTCGGGGTGCGCGAAGGAGCGCTCGACGTCGCGTTGACCGCGCCACCCGCCGAAGGAGCCGCAAACGAGGAGCTGCGCAAGCTCCTTTCACGCGTGCTCGAGGTGCGCCGCGCGGACGTGAACATTCTCGTGGGCACGAGCAGCCGCAGCAAGCTCTTGGAGATCAACGGGACGAGCTCGACCACGGTGCGCGAGCTCTTCAGCAAGGCGAAGCGATGA